A single Pseudomonas sp. MM223 DNA region contains:
- the dadA_2 gene encoding D-amino acid dehydrogenase (*Name dadA_2): MHCQTLVLGAGIVGVSTALHLQARGRQVVLIDRDEPGSGTSHGNAGLIERSSVIPYAFPRQFGALLRYGLNRQPDVRYSLAHLPKAAPWLWRYWRQSAPGRLAGAAADMLPLVQRCVEEHDAFIKAAGLEALVQAKGWIEVFRDPALFEQAKADAKGLSRYGLQFEILECGQLQAREHQLDATVVGGIHWLDPKTVNNPGALTRGYAALFLQRGGQFVHGDARSLRQADGQWRVESRRGPITADEVVACLGPQSADLFSGLGYQIPLAIKRGYHMHYSTRDGATLEHSICDTQGGYVLAPMARGVRLTTGIEFDASSAPGNQIQLGRCEALARKLFPALGERLDDTPWLGRRPCLPDMRPVIGPAARHPGLWFNFGHAHHGLTLGPVSGRLVAELITGERPFTDPAPYSATRFD, encoded by the coding sequence ATGCATTGCCAGACCCTTGTCCTCGGCGCCGGCATCGTCGGCGTCAGCACCGCCCTGCACTTGCAGGCCCGCGGGCGCCAGGTTGTCCTGATCGACCGCGACGAACCCGGCAGCGGCACCAGCCACGGCAACGCCGGGCTGATCGAGCGCTCCAGCGTCATCCCCTATGCCTTCCCCCGGCAGTTCGGTGCATTGCTGCGCTACGGCCTGAACCGCCAGCCCGACGTGCGCTACAGCCTGGCGCACCTGCCCAAGGCCGCGCCCTGGCTGTGGCGCTACTGGCGCCAGTCGGCGCCCGGGCGCCTGGCCGGGGCCGCTGCCGATATGCTGCCACTGGTGCAGCGCTGCGTCGAAGAACACGACGCGTTTATCAAAGCCGCCGGCCTTGAGGCGCTGGTGCAAGCCAAAGGCTGGATCGAAGTGTTCCGCGACCCGGCCCTGTTCGAGCAGGCCAAGGCCGACGCCAAGGGCCTGAGCCGTTATGGCCTGCAATTTGAAATCCTCGAATGCGGGCAGTTGCAGGCCCGCGAGCATCAGCTGGACGCCACCGTGGTCGGCGGCATCCACTGGCTCGACCCCAAGACCGTGAACAACCCCGGCGCCCTCACCCGCGGCTATGCGGCGCTGTTCCTGCAGCGCGGTGGGCAGTTCGTGCATGGCGATGCACGCAGCCTGCGCCAGGCCGACGGCCAATGGCGGGTAGAGAGCCGCCGCGGCCCGATTACCGCCGACGAGGTGGTTGCCTGCCTCGGCCCACAGTCGGCCGACCTGTTCAGCGGCCTGGGCTACCAGATTCCGCTGGCGATCAAGCGCGGCTACCACATGCACTACAGCACCCGTGACGGCGCAACGCTTGAGCATTCGATCTGCGACACCCAGGGCGGCTACGTGCTGGCGCCGATGGCGCGCGGCGTGCGCCTGACCACCGGCATCGAGTTCGACGCCAGCAGCGCGCCAGGCAACCAGATCCAGCTGGGCCGTTGCGAGGCGCTGGCGCGCAAGCTGTTCCCGGCCTTGGGCGAGCGCCTGGACGACACCCCTTGGCTGGGCCGGCGCCCGTGCCTGCCCGACATGCGCCCGGTCATCGGCCCCGCAGCGCGCCACCCGGGGCTGTGGTTCAACTTTGGCCACGCCCACCACGGCCTCACCCTGGGCCCGGTCAGCGGCCGGCTGGTGGCCGAGTTGATCACCGGCGAGCGCCCTTTCACCGACCCCGCGCCCTACAGCGCGACCCGTTTCGACTGA
- the hisQ_1 gene encoding Histidine transport system permease protein HisQ (*Name hisQ_1), protein MLDQLSLLSFASGGWGQALLAGALVTVSLALACLPIGLPLGLVVALAARSRKRLPRAWATTFSTVFRGLPELLTLLIIYYGCQIAAQKILAAMGYQGEFLINTFLAAMIAFSLVFAAFSSEIWLAAFKTLPKGQLEACSALGLSKRTAFFKVLLPQLTRIALPGLSNNWLSLLKDTSLVSTISLVDLMRQTNLAVSVTKEPMFFYGVACLGYLLFAALSGRVFAFIERRSNRHLQGARA, encoded by the coding sequence ATGCTCGATCAATTGTCCTTGCTGTCCTTCGCCAGCGGAGGCTGGGGCCAGGCGCTGCTGGCCGGCGCCCTGGTTACCGTTTCACTGGCACTGGCCTGCCTGCCCATCGGCCTGCCACTGGGCCTGGTGGTCGCCCTGGCGGCGCGCTCACGCAAACGCCTGCCACGGGCCTGGGCCACCACCTTCTCCACGGTGTTCCGCGGCCTGCCCGAGCTGCTGACGTTGCTGATCATCTATTACGGCTGCCAGATCGCTGCACAGAAAATCCTCGCGGCCATGGGCTATCAGGGTGAATTCCTGATCAACACCTTCCTCGCCGCGATGATCGCCTTCAGCCTGGTGTTCGCCGCATTCTCCAGCGAGATCTGGCTGGCGGCATTCAAGACCCTGCCCAAGGGCCAGCTGGAGGCCTGCTCGGCACTGGGCCTGAGCAAGCGCACTGCCTTCTTCAAGGTACTGCTGCCACAACTTACCCGCATCGCCCTGCCCGGCCTGTCGAACAACTGGCTGTCGCTGCTTAAGGACACCTCGCTGGTGTCGACCATCTCGCTGGTCGACCTGATGCGCCAGACCAACCTGGCCGTGAGCGTGACCAAGGAGCCGATGTTCTTCTATGGCGTCGCTTGCCTGGGTTACCTGCTGTTTGCAGCGCTTTCCGGGCGTGTGTTCGCCTTCATCGAACGGCGCAGTAACCGCCACCTGCAAGGAGCACGGGCATGA
- the occM_2 gene encoding Octopine transport system permease protein OccM (*Name occM_2), which produces MSFEQLLALVLDPDLLERYGPRFLDGLLVTAKLVAISFSLGAVLGLLLALARMSRSLLLQRMAAGYVYFFRGSPLLAQLFLLYYGLGSLKGFWQDVGLWWFFREAWFCTLLAFTLNTAAYQAEIFRGSLMAVAPGQHEAARALNLKRSTTFFKVILPQSLLVAIGPLGNELILMIKASAIASLVTIYDLMGVTKLAFSRSFDFQIYLWAAVLYLVIVELVRRLLKHLEGRLGRHLN; this is translated from the coding sequence ATGAGCTTCGAACAACTGCTGGCACTGGTGCTCGACCCCGACCTGTTGGAACGCTACGGCCCGCGCTTCCTCGATGGCCTGCTGGTAACCGCCAAGCTGGTGGCCATTTCGTTCAGCCTGGGCGCCGTACTCGGCCTGTTACTGGCCCTGGCACGCATGTCGCGCAGCCTGCTGCTGCAACGCATGGCTGCCGGCTACGTGTACTTCTTCCGCGGCTCGCCGTTGCTGGCCCAGCTGTTTCTGCTGTATTACGGCCTGGGTTCGCTCAAGGGCTTCTGGCAGGACGTCGGCCTGTGGTGGTTTTTCCGCGAGGCGTGGTTCTGCACCTTGCTGGCCTTCACCCTGAACACCGCCGCCTACCAGGCAGAGATCTTCCGCGGCAGCCTGATGGCCGTCGCGCCGGGGCAGCATGAAGCGGCGCGGGCGCTGAACCTGAAGCGTTCGACCACCTTCTTCAAGGTAATTCTGCCGCAGTCGTTGCTGGTGGCCATCGGCCCACTGGGCAACGAACTGATCCTGATGATCAAGGCCAGCGCGATTGCCTCGCTGGTGACCATCTACGACCTGATGGGCGTGACCAAACTGGCCTTCTCGCGCAGTTTCGACTTCCAGATCTACCTGTGGGCCGCCGTGCTCTACCTGGTGATCGTCGAACTGGTACGGCGCCTGCTGAAACACCTGGAAGGCCGCCTGGGCCGCCACCTGAACTGA